From Bacillus basilensis, a single genomic window includes:
- a CDS encoding Na/Pi cotransporter family protein, producing the protein MEYNVQDMIFQFIGGLGIFLFGIKYMGDGLQQAAGDRLRDILDRFTTNPLMGVLAGMLVTVLIQSSSGTTALTVGLVSAGFMTLRQAIGVIMGANIGTTVTAFIIGIKIGEYALPVMAIGAILLFFFKNKKVHSVGQVVFGFGMLFFGLELMSAGMKPLRSLESFQELMVSMSDNPILGIIVGTVFTLIVQSSSATIGILQELFGQGAIDLQASLPVLFGDNIGTTITAVLAAIGTSIAARRAALVHVIFNIIGTIIFTILLVPFTSLIQYFQTSLNLNPEMTIAFAHGTFNVTNTIIQFPFIAVLAWIVTKIIRGEDSSINFKPQHLNPIFIEQSPAIALTEAQKEVVRMAEFSLHGLKEANQYLNTQDKKHENMATQLEGAINNLDKKITEYLVLLSEKPLSPSDSEKHSVLAGVVGDIERVGDHVENLVELVDFQISNRVSLSDEALAELNEMLELTISTLQDAVEALTNFDTELAQTVIAKERKIDQMERVLRKRHVLRLNERSCSGDASIIFVDMVSNLERIGDHAVNIADGVLGEQGKINLKQSL; encoded by the coding sequence GTGGAATATAATGTTCAAGATATGATCTTCCAGTTCATTGGTGGATTAGGTATTTTCTTATTCGGGATTAAATACATGGGCGATGGACTGCAACAAGCAGCTGGTGATCGTCTTCGCGATATTTTAGATCGCTTTACAACAAACCCACTTATGGGTGTACTAGCAGGTATGTTAGTTACTGTATTAATCCAATCAAGTTCAGGAACAACCGCTTTAACAGTCGGACTTGTAAGTGCCGGATTTATGACATTAAGACAAGCAATCGGTGTTATTATGGGTGCGAACATCGGAACGACAGTTACTGCATTTATTATCGGAATTAAAATCGGAGAATATGCGCTCCCAGTTATGGCAATTGGAGCTATTTTACTATTCTTCTTTAAAAATAAAAAAGTACATTCTGTAGGTCAAGTTGTATTCGGTTTTGGTATGTTATTCTTCGGTTTAGAATTAATGAGCGCAGGTATGAAACCTCTTCGCTCTTTAGAGTCATTCCAAGAGTTAATGGTTAGCATGAGTGACAATCCAATTTTAGGAATTATTGTCGGTACAGTGTTCACTTTAATTGTACAAAGCTCAAGCGCAACAATCGGTATTTTACAAGAACTATTCGGTCAAGGTGCTATTGATTTACAAGCTTCTCTTCCTGTATTGTTCGGTGATAACATCGGTACAACAATTACAGCAGTATTAGCAGCAATCGGTACTTCAATTGCCGCAAGACGTGCAGCATTAGTTCACGTTATCTTTAATATTATCGGTACCATTATCTTTACAATTTTATTAGTACCATTTACAAGTTTAATCCAATATTTCCAAACGTCATTAAACTTAAATCCAGAAATGACAATTGCATTTGCACATGGAACATTTAACGTAACAAATACAATCATTCAGTTCCCATTTATTGCAGTATTAGCATGGATCGTAACAAAAATCATTCGTGGTGAAGATTCATCTATTAACTTCAAACCGCAACATTTAAATCCAATCTTTATTGAGCAATCTCCAGCTATTGCTTTAACTGAAGCTCAAAAAGAGGTTGTGCGTATGGCTGAATTTTCATTACACGGCTTAAAAGAAGCGAATCAATATTTAAATACACAAGACAAAAAGCATGAAAACATGGCTACTCAATTAGAAGGAGCTATTAACAATTTAGATAAAAAAATTACCGAGTATTTAGTTTTACTATCGGAAAAGCCGCTTTCACCTTCAGACTCTGAAAAACATTCCGTTTTAGCAGGTGTTGTTGGAGATATTGAACGTGTTGGTGATCATGTAGAAAACCTAGTAGAACTTGTAGATTTCCAAATTTCAAACCGTGTTTCCCTATCAGACGAAGCACTAGCTGAACTAAATGAAATGCTTGAATTAACAATTTCAACATTACAAGACGCAGTTGAAGCTTTAACAAACTTCGATACTGAACTAGCACAAACGGTTATTGCAAAAGAACGTAAAATCGACCAAATGGAACGTGTTCTTCGTAAACGTCACGTATTACGTCTAAACGAACGTAGCTGTTCAGGTGATGCAAGTATCATCTTCGTTGATATGGTAAGTAACTTAGAGCGTATCGGTGATCACGCTGTAAATATTGCTGATGGTGTTTTAGGTGAACAAGGTAAAATCAATTTAAAACAATCATTATAA
- a CDS encoding MFS transporter, with translation MGEAILVKREPLWTKEFFALILANLCMFLGFQMLIPTLPVYVKEIGGTSSNIGFVVGMFTVAALFVRPLTGNALQKFNKKIILMIGTAICLLAMGSYLFASTVFLLLAVRILHGAGFGITTTTYGTVVSDLIPQARRGEGMGYFGLSGTIAMALGPLIGLWLMQTYNFTILFLCALSCTIVSLILTKLLQIKKSPQPPKQTSGTFLDGFIERKALLPSLLILCITLMYGGIGSFITLFATEVGIADISLFFLFNALAIAVTRPFSGKLYDAKGHSFVIIPGVIITFTGIILLSYTTTIPSLIIAAACYGSGFGAIQPALQAWMIDRVAPHRRGVATATFFSAFDLGIGAGAIIFGFIAHFKNYATVYRYSSLLLIAFLFIYITSIRKQKHGDKNTEKAAG, from the coding sequence ATGGGAGAAGCAATACTCGTAAAACGAGAACCGTTATGGACGAAAGAGTTTTTTGCGCTAATTCTGGCAAACTTATGTATGTTTTTAGGGTTTCAAATGTTAATTCCGACTTTACCTGTTTATGTGAAAGAAATTGGCGGCACAAGTTCCAATATCGGATTTGTTGTCGGTATGTTTACCGTTGCAGCACTTTTTGTTAGACCGCTAACTGGGAACGCCTTGCAGAAATTCAATAAAAAAATCATTTTAATGATTGGCACTGCTATTTGTTTACTCGCTATGGGTAGTTATCTTTTCGCTTCAACTGTTTTCCTATTGCTTGCCGTTCGAATTTTACATGGAGCTGGTTTTGGTATTACAACGACTACATACGGAACTGTCGTTTCAGATTTAATTCCGCAAGCTCGCCGCGGTGAGGGCATGGGATATTTCGGACTTTCTGGAACGATTGCAATGGCGCTCGGTCCACTGATCGGACTTTGGCTTATGCAAACATATAACTTCACGATTCTTTTTTTATGTGCACTTTCCTGTACAATTGTTTCATTAATATTAACGAAACTACTTCAAATCAAAAAATCGCCACAACCACCGAAGCAAACATCCGGTACCTTTCTCGATGGATTTATTGAGCGCAAAGCTTTACTTCCTTCATTATTAATATTATGTATTACATTAATGTACGGAGGAATCGGAAGCTTTATTACGTTATTTGCTACGGAAGTCGGCATTGCTGATATAAGCCTCTTCTTCTTATTTAATGCACTTGCAATCGCTGTTACTCGTCCATTTTCTGGAAAGTTATATGATGCGAAAGGTCATTCATTCGTTATAATTCCAGGAGTTATTATTACGTTTACAGGTATTATTTTATTGTCGTATACGACTACCATTCCAAGCTTAATTATTGCAGCAGCATGCTACGGAAGTGGTTTCGGAGCGATTCAACCTGCACTACAAGCATGGATGATCGACCGAGTAGCACCGCACCGACGAGGCGTTGCAACAGCTACATTCTTCTCAGCATTTGACCTTGGAATTGGTGCTGGCGCGATTATTTTTGGATTCATTGCACATTTTAAAAACTACGCAACGGTATATCGCTATTCCTCTCTATTACTTATTGCTTTCCTCTTCATTTACATTACAAGTATAAGAAAACAAAAGCATGGTGATAAAAATACGGAAAAAGCTGCTGGATAA
- a CDS encoding DUF871 domain-containing protein translates to MRRLGISIYPEHSTVEKDKEYLTLASKYGFNRVFTCLLSVDGEKEKIIEEFKETISHANALGFQVLVDISPAIFEQLGISYNDLSFFHELGAYGIRLDVGFSGLEESIMTYNPYGLKIEINMSNGTKYVDNIMSHRPNRENLIGCHNFYPHRYSGLSYDHFIKCSKQFKDYGMRTAAFISSFDATYGPWPVTEGLCTLEQHRELPMTTQAKHLFATELIDDVIIANAYASEEELEALGALNKEKQTFDIELYDTTTELERIIVLDEPHFYRGDVSEYMIRSTQSRVKYKKEEFKPHNTCEIKRGDLLIDNEQYGQYKGELQIALKDMVNTGKTNVVGRIVEEEIFLLDYLQAWDKFGFTLKK, encoded by the coding sequence ATGAGACGATTAGGTATTTCTATTTATCCAGAACATTCAACAGTAGAGAAAGACAAGGAGTATTTAACATTAGCAAGTAAATACGGATTTAATCGTGTATTTACATGTTTATTATCTGTAGATGGTGAAAAAGAGAAAATTATAGAAGAGTTTAAAGAAACGATCTCTCATGCAAATGCATTAGGTTTCCAAGTGTTAGTTGATATTAGTCCAGCTATTTTTGAACAACTAGGTATTTCGTATAATGATTTATCGTTCTTCCATGAACTAGGTGCGTACGGTATTCGTTTAGATGTTGGATTCTCTGGTTTAGAAGAATCGATCATGACTTACAATCCATACGGCTTAAAAATTGAGATTAATATGAGTAACGGTACGAAGTATGTAGATAATATTATGAGTCATAGACCAAATCGTGAAAATTTAATTGGTTGCCATAATTTTTATCCGCATCGTTATTCAGGATTATCATACGATCATTTTATTAAATGCTCGAAACAATTTAAAGATTACGGTATGAGAACGGCTGCTTTTATTTCATCATTTGATGCAACATATGGACCTTGGCCAGTAACAGAAGGATTATGTACGTTAGAGCAGCATCGTGAATTACCAATGACAACACAAGCGAAGCATTTATTTGCGACGGAATTAATTGATGATGTTATTATTGCGAATGCATATGCGTCAGAAGAAGAATTAGAGGCACTAGGTGCATTAAATAAAGAGAAACAAACATTTGATATAGAGTTATATGATACAACGACAGAACTAGAAAGAATTATCGTATTAGACGAACCTCATTTTTATCGCGGGGATGTATCTGAATATATGATTCGCTCGACACAAAGCCGTGTGAAATATAAAAAAGAAGAGTTTAAACCTCATAATACGTGCGAAATTAAGCGTGGCGATCTTTTAATTGATAATGAGCAATATGGTCAATATAAAGGCGAATTACAAATTGCATTAAAAGACATGGTGAATACAGGAAAAACAAATGTAGTTGGCCGAATTGTGGAAGAGGAAATTTTCTTATTAGATTATTTACAAGCATGGGATAAATTCGGATTTACATTAAAGAAATAG
- a CDS encoding BglG family transcription antiterminator, which produces MTKVHQRLISILEEFLEEKSMLNRAFLASRLHVSTKTIQKDIKLLNDILEENGAKIESQRGTGYELEIIQTKKFEEFCMSLFQKQTEKIPSSYEERVAYILQRILTTEGYVKLSQLAEEIYVSKSTVNLIMKDVTDICGRYKLQIEKRPYYGIRIVGEEFHIRSCLSQYGLPRYDHTPFHEQFEQSDTYLSLPHIPLIRSVILKYIEGGTIYLSDIEIDNLVIHIAIALKRCEDQHYMKGLNKEQAELIIKKEYAIAKQIVGDLEKELHLSFPEEEVLYVTMHLLSTAVTAKDRYENVEELVGKDLYAFMQHILFKVAEERNLIFYYDEELLFGFGVHLKTLLNRLKYKLNTRNPLLAEVKKNYPYAFEIAVLVGDIIGEYTGESIPESEIGYIAIHFGGAMSRLQEQNQKKRCLLVCATGQGSAQLLKYKILSQFRDKLEIVGITGYYQLKVEDLYKDKIDCIISTIHIPSGLPVPVIKVNSIFDDTEIKSIGQQLFTHVNNSVQQYIKEDLIFLNHSVSTKEEVIQFLCEKAAEKNYVPENFYDSVMERENTSPTAVGNLVAIPHPMQLLSAETFLMFCTLEKAVDWGDKKVQLIILFSVKRNNNEDLQRLYDFLYDIMSSQSTIEKLNQTEGIEDFQEILLLV; this is translated from the coding sequence ATGACAAAGGTGCATCAGCGATTAATTTCTATTTTAGAAGAGTTTTTAGAAGAGAAATCGATGTTAAATCGAGCTTTTTTAGCAAGCCGTTTACATGTATCAACGAAGACGATTCAAAAAGATATAAAATTATTAAATGATATATTGGAAGAAAACGGAGCGAAAATTGAATCGCAAAGAGGGACTGGATACGAACTAGAAATTATACAAACGAAGAAGTTTGAAGAGTTTTGCATGAGTCTATTTCAAAAGCAGACGGAAAAGATCCCATCTTCTTATGAAGAAAGGGTAGCTTACATTCTGCAACGTATTTTAACGACAGAGGGATATGTGAAGCTTTCACAGTTAGCAGAGGAGATTTATGTGAGTAAATCGACTGTGAATTTAATTATGAAAGATGTTACAGATATATGTGGTCGCTATAAACTGCAAATTGAAAAGAGACCGTATTATGGTATACGTATTGTGGGTGAGGAGTTTCATATTCGTTCTTGTTTATCACAATATGGTTTACCGCGTTATGACCATACTCCGTTTCATGAGCAATTTGAGCAGAGTGATACATATTTATCGTTACCTCATATACCGCTTATCCGTTCGGTTATATTAAAGTATATTGAGGGAGGGACGATATATTTATCAGATATAGAAATTGATAATTTAGTCATTCATATTGCAATCGCATTAAAGCGTTGTGAAGATCAGCATTATATGAAAGGGCTGAATAAGGAGCAAGCTGAACTTATAATAAAGAAAGAATATGCAATTGCGAAACAGATTGTAGGGGATTTAGAGAAAGAGTTGCATCTTTCATTTCCAGAAGAAGAAGTTTTATATGTGACAATGCATTTATTAAGCACTGCTGTTACAGCGAAAGATCGTTATGAAAATGTGGAAGAACTAGTAGGGAAAGATCTATATGCATTCATGCAACATATTCTTTTTAAAGTAGCAGAAGAACGGAATCTTATTTTTTATTATGATGAAGAATTATTATTTGGATTTGGTGTTCATTTAAAAACGTTATTAAACCGTTTGAAGTATAAGTTAAATACGAGAAATCCTCTTTTGGCAGAAGTAAAAAAGAATTATCCGTATGCTTTTGAAATTGCGGTTCTCGTTGGAGATATAATTGGTGAATATACAGGTGAGTCGATTCCGGAAAGTGAAATTGGTTATATTGCGATTCATTTCGGCGGAGCGATGAGCCGTTTACAGGAACAGAATCAAAAGAAAAGATGTTTATTAGTTTGTGCGACTGGTCAAGGAAGCGCCCAGCTATTGAAATATAAAATTTTATCACAGTTCCGAGATAAATTAGAGATTGTAGGTATTACAGGTTATTATCAATTGAAAGTAGAAGACCTTTATAAAGATAAAATAGATTGTATTATTAGTACAATTCATATACCAAGTGGTTTGCCTGTGCCGGTTATAAAAGTGAACTCAATATTTGATGATACAGAGATTAAATCGATTGGTCAGCAGTTGTTTACGCATGTGAATAATAGTGTACAGCAATATATTAAGGAAGATTTAATCTTTTTAAATCATAGTGTTTCTACGAAAGAAGAGGTAATTCAGTTTTTATGTGAGAAAGCTGCTGAGAAAAACTATGTACCGGAAAACTTTTATGATTCTGTTATGGAAAGAGAAAATACATCTCCGACAGCGGTTGGGAATTTAGTTGCGATTCCTCATCCGATGCAGTTATTAAGTGCGGAAACATTTTTGATGTTTTGTACACTTGAAAAGGCTGTTGATTGGGGAGATAAAAAAGTACAACTAATTATTTTATTTAGTGTAAAGCGCAATAATAATGAAGATTTACAACGGCTTTATGATTTTTTATATGATATTATGTCTAGTCAAAGTACGATAGAGAAACTAAATCAAACTGAAGGTATTGAAGATTTTCAAGAGATTTTACTATTGGTTTAA
- a CDS encoding PTS lactose/cellobiose transporter subunit IIA, giving the protein MTDMQTPFALILHGGNARSASLEAIAFARQGDFENASEKMKLASEEISAAHRIQTDLIQEEARGNHAEISLLLVHAQDHLMNAITVKELAEEFITLHKRVEEKVTV; this is encoded by the coding sequence ATGACTGATATGCAAACTCCATTTGCGTTAATTTTACATGGTGGCAACGCGAGAAGCGCATCGCTTGAAGCAATTGCTTTTGCAAGACAAGGAGATTTTGAGAATGCGAGTGAAAAGATGAAACTTGCTAGTGAAGAAATTTCAGCAGCTCATCGTATTCAGACGGATTTAATTCAAGAGGAAGCAAGAGGAAATCATGCAGAAATAAGTTTACTGTTAGTGCATGCACAAGATCATTTAATGAATGCAATTACAGTGAAAGAACTTGCGGAAGAATTTATTACTCTTCATAAACGAGTGGAAGAGAAAGTGACAGTATAA